A single genomic interval of bacterium harbors:
- a CDS encoding PKD domain-containing protein: protein MSRMIKALVFVLFLLVPTGQALAQESVCAAVKLEIGQTLSLERQGFFAVMQISNGLSSIGIEGVDVDIHGVNAAGEPVVLTTDTNDQTASFWYRIDSMTGIGDVAGTGTVSPGTTAEIRWLLIPTGIAAQGQPLGARYEIGATVSYRINGEPFTLEVQPDSILVKPLPSLYVEYFVPGDVYADDPFTPAIEPPVPFSFGVRVKNSGLGTARNVAIESAQPRIVENEQGLLIGFLIDSSEVNGQPGARSLLVDFGTLAPGASATGRWNMTTNLSGSFTQVSGSFTHSDELGGAITSVISGTAARIAEHDVRADLPGRDGIRDFLVRQGGSCTLYESQGQDTPVADVGASSTLTDAGQSGTERHFSLATPVVSGYSFLKLTDPFAGAKRLKAVLRSDGKLIGADNAWLSKHRNLVAHEWEYGFNLFDSNTTGAYTVIFDDPAAEPHAPVLQLIADQVVVEGAELSFAAHATDQDGTKPALSAAPLPAGARFVDGGETWGTFSWTPAVGQAGTYQVTFTASDGALSDQQAVRITVRHIWDTDGDGMADAWELAHFGSLARDGAGDADGDGRTDLQEYLAGTDPNTGLAPSVPVVLAPAAGGEVAALQPSLVVRSSVDRDGGGATSYAFEVYADAALTQRVADAAGVAQGGGSTAWTVPISLADNAPYWWRVRAGDGVHASAWAYGSFFVNTANDPPAGVGVSQPGDGRSVGTTTPALVVRNATDVDRDAVTYGFEVFSDAGMTALVASASDVAAGGGGTTSWTVPAPLADQTTYYWRATARDEHGATAVVTASFLVDTGNQPPSAPTVVAPADGAETTAMAPTLTVGNASDPEVSPLTYLFELDTVPSFNSPGLVSSVAIAEGPGETSWTVPAGLVDNTRYYWRARAADAGADGPWVVASLFVNTVNDSPGTPTVLNPAAGGEVWSTSPDLALNAPVDADGDALSYDFEVYAEAALTTHVAFASGGGATWTVSATLVDDRSYWWRARAVDEHGAASGWSEAQSFFVNVRGYNNPPTILVARPAAAEAPSNAVSFEVRWTDGDPDSAALVSLYYDDDGDGFDGTPIVAAIAENDAANAFTWDTSALADGSWWVYAVIADEENEARAYGAGPVVIDRTAPVVTASPAGGLFNAPQGVVLTASETAVIRYTTDGSAPTAASPVYAGPIAVPVSGTLRFFAVDPAGNVGPEGSETYDIDEVPPAVAIDALPALWRSASYTMTGTAEAGSTVSLAVDTPATVGVVSQPVGGTWSATVSGLVHGPNTFTATAVDPAGNAAQDVAALEVNLNQAPVLDPIGPRGVAENQPLVFGVTASDPDGPAPAITAQGLPAGASFIGGTFAWTPTYDQSGEYNVTFIADDGDLQDAESVAITVTNVNRAPTVPQVSAPQAQAEVPSARPALVLENSVDPDGDALAYEFEVYGDQALTLPEAASGLVAQQAGTTSWTVGADLADNAWHYWRGRATDGSSPTLWADGSFFVNTANEPPGVFDVAAPAPGADVATQTPELRVANAGDVDGDAVWYSFAVYADDGLTSQEDLVTGIPAGTGGSTAWTTAVPLADNAWHFWTATATDEHGLATAIGPSAFFVNTANDAPAAPAVASPADGSEVASTSVTLSVANATDVDRNPLTYFFELDTAPTFDTPNRRTSGEVAETEGTTSWGVAGLADNTRYYWHAKAADAWTESPWAGAGFFVNTANDAPSAPTPRNPGAGAWVDGVTPRLEVYAAVDPDLDPLRYEYEVYAEPPGGTVASGGAAATEWVVTPPLPLYAWHSWRARAVDDNEAAGPWTALTSFFTDDNGVDDPPAITMTEPAAAWMQAGGTFTIRWVDADPDSAATIALYRDVDGAGFDGTPIVSGLSEDQDGPAGAYAWDLGGVPPGTWHVYGVIGDGTSTRSDYAPGTITVDGAAPQTVASPAPGSYIGQVTVTLTATDDMDPAPVIHYTVDGSVPTLESQVYTAPLVFTATTTLHYFAVDAAGQREAAQGPFVYVVLPPNYSIAASAGANGSISPEGAVSVPAHGSQTFTITPDPAYRVADVVVDGGSVGAVTTYTFADVMADHGIDASFTALTANLALNKTASASSQSSSTYAASKAVDGGTSTYWRSGSTGTQWLLVDLGAFYDVSRVKVSWSSTYYARSFRIETSTDGNAFTSRFSTASGTSGTTDALFAAVRSRYVRVYCTVANSSSYRVTELEVYGTASPNLAPAADAGTDKAGYAGAAISFTGSGSDADGTIVDWSWNWGDGTADTPTQNANHTYAAAGTYTATLTVTDDQGAAGSDTAVVTVSVAPPNQPPVANAGTDKTGTAGTAISFTGAGSDADGTIVDWSWNWGDGTADTPSQNASHTYETAGVYTATLTVTDNLGASGSDAALVTVDAPPDNLALGKNTSASSSRSGSSNAPANAVDGSATTYWRSSAGGTQWLEVDLAADYSVSRVKVSWSSTNYGRSFQIQTSMNGTDYTTQYSTTSGGSAPTDVTFPAAGARYVRVYCTVANSSDYRLTELEVYP, encoded by the coding sequence ATGTCCAGGATGATCAAGGCCTTGGTGTTCGTGCTCTTCCTCCTCGTGCCGACGGGGCAGGCGCTCGCGCAGGAGTCCGTCTGCGCCGCCGTCAAGCTCGAGATCGGGCAGACACTCTCGCTCGAGCGGCAGGGATTCTTCGCCGTGATGCAGATTTCGAACGGGCTCTCCTCGATCGGGATCGAAGGCGTGGACGTGGACATCCACGGCGTGAACGCCGCCGGGGAGCCGGTAGTGCTCACCACCGACACCAACGACCAGACCGCTTCCTTCTGGTATCGGATCGACTCGATGACGGGCATCGGGGACGTCGCCGGCACCGGCACCGTCAGCCCCGGCACGACGGCGGAGATCCGGTGGCTGTTGATCCCCACCGGCATCGCGGCGCAAGGGCAGCCCCTGGGCGCCCGCTACGAGATCGGCGCCACGGTGAGCTACCGCATCAACGGCGAGCCCTTCACGCTCGAGGTGCAGCCGGACTCGATCCTCGTCAAGCCGTTGCCGTCGCTCTACGTGGAGTACTTCGTGCCCGGCGACGTCTACGCCGACGACCCCTTCACGCCGGCGATCGAGCCGCCCGTCCCCTTCAGCTTCGGCGTCAGGGTCAAGAACAGCGGGCTCGGCACCGCCCGCAACGTCGCGATCGAATCCGCGCAACCGCGCATCGTCGAGAACGAGCAGGGGCTGCTCATCGGCTTCCTGATCGACTCCTCGGAGGTCAACGGCCAGCCCGGGGCGCGCAGCCTGCTCGTGGACTTCGGCACGCTGGCGCCCGGGGCCAGCGCGACCGGCCGCTGGAACATGACGACCAATCTTTCGGGGAGCTTCACCCAAGTCTCGGGGAGCTTCACTCATTCCGACGAGCTGGGGGGCGCCATCACCTCCGTGATCTCGGGGACCGCCGCGCGCATCGCCGAGCACGACGTCCGAGCCGACTTGCCGGGCCGCGACGGCATCCGCGACTTCCTCGTGCGTCAGGGCGGGAGCTGCACCCTCTACGAGAGCCAGGGGCAGGATACGCCGGTGGCCGACGTCGGCGCCTCGTCGACACTGACGGACGCGGGGCAGAGCGGCACGGAGAGGCACTTCTCGCTCGCTACGCCGGTCGTCTCCGGCTACTCCTTCCTGAAGCTCACCGACCCCTTTGCGGGCGCCAAGCGCCTCAAGGCGGTTCTGCGCTCCGACGGCAAGCTCATCGGCGCGGACAACGCCTGGCTCTCGAAGCACCGCAATCTGGTCGCCCACGAGTGGGAATATGGCTTCAATCTCTTCGACTCGAACACGACCGGCGCCTACACCGTGATCTTCGACGACCCGGCCGCCGAGCCGCACGCCCCGGTCCTGCAGCTCATTGCCGACCAGGTGGTGGTGGAGGGCGCGGAACTCTCCTTCGCGGCGCACGCCACGGACCAGGACGGGACGAAGCCGGCACTTTCGGCCGCGCCGCTCCCCGCCGGGGCACGCTTCGTGGACGGCGGCGAAACGTGGGGCACCTTCTCCTGGACGCCGGCGGTCGGGCAGGCAGGGACGTACCAGGTCACGTTCACGGCGAGCGACGGGGCGCTGAGCGACCAGCAGGCCGTGCGCATCACGGTGCGCCACATCTGGGACACCGACGGCGACGGCATGGCTGACGCCTGGGAGCTGGCCCACTTCGGCTCGCTCGCCCGTGACGGCGCGGGGGACGCGGACGGCGACGGGCGGACGGACCTGCAGGAGTACCTGGCGGGCACCGACCCGAACACGGGGCTCGCGCCTTCGGTGCCTGTGGTGCTCGCGCCGGCCGCGGGGGGCGAGGTCGCGGCGCTCCAGCCGTCCCTCGTCGTGAGAAGCAGCGTCGACCGCGACGGTGGCGGCGCGACGAGCTACGCCTTCGAGGTCTACGCGGACGCGGCGCTCACCCAGCGTGTGGCCGACGCCGCGGGCGTGGCGCAGGGCGGGGGGAGCACCGCCTGGACGGTTCCCATCTCGCTGGCCGACAACGCGCCGTACTGGTGGCGGGTGCGTGCCGGCGACGGCGTGCACGCGAGCGCCTGGGCCTACGGCAGCTTCTTCGTGAACACGGCGAACGACCCGCCGGCGGGCGTGGGCGTCTCGCAGCCCGGCGACGGCAGGTCGGTCGGCACGACGACCCCGGCTCTGGTCGTCCGCAACGCCACGGACGTCGACCGGGATGCCGTGACCTATGGCTTCGAGGTCTTCTCGGACGCCGGGATGACGGCGCTCGTTGCTTCGGCCAGCGACGTGGCCGCGGGCGGCGGGGGCACGACGTCCTGGACGGTGCCGGCCCCGTTGGCGGACCAGACCACGTACTACTGGCGCGCCACGGCGCGGGACGAGCATGGAGCGACGGCGGTCGTGACCGCCTCGTTCCTCGTCGACACCGGCAACCAGCCGCCGTCTGCGCCGACGGTTGTCGCCCCGGCGGACGGCGCGGAGACGACCGCGATGGCGCCGACGCTGACGGTCGGCAACGCGTCGGACCCCGAAGTCAGCCCGCTGACCTACCTGTTCGAGCTGGATACGGTCCCCTCGTTCAACAGCCCGGGCCTGGTCTCCAGCGTGGCGATTGCCGAAGGCCCCGGGGAGACCTCGTGGACGGTCCCGGCGGGGCTGGTCGACAACACACGGTACTACTGGCGCGCCCGCGCGGCCGACGCCGGCGCCGACGGCCCGTGGGTCGTGGCGTCGCTCTTCGTGAACACGGTAAACGACTCGCCGGGCACGCCGACGGTGCTCAACCCCGCGGCGGGCGGCGAAGTCTGGTCGACGAGCCCGGATCTGGCGCTCAACGCGCCGGTCGACGCGGACGGCGACGCGCTGAGCTACGACTTCGAGGTCTACGCGGAGGCGGCGCTGACGACACACGTTGCGTTCGCGTCCGGCGGCGGCGCGACCTGGACGGTGAGCGCGACGCTCGTGGACGATCGCAGTTACTGGTGGCGGGCGCGGGCCGTCGACGAGCACGGCGCGGCGAGCGGCTGGAGCGAAGCGCAGAGCTTCTTCGTCAACGTCCGCGGCTACAACAATCCGCCGACGATCCTCGTGGCGCGACCGGCTGCGGCGGAGGCCCCGTCGAATGCCGTGAGCTTCGAAGTGCGCTGGACGGACGGCGATCCGGATAGCGCCGCGCTGGTCTCGCTCTACTACGATGACGATGGCGACGGCTTCGACGGGACGCCGATCGTCGCCGCGATCGCGGAGAACGACGCGGCCAACGCATTCACCTGGGACACCTCGGCGCTGGCCGACGGCTCGTGGTGGGTCTATGCGGTGATCGCGGACGAGGAGAACGAGGCGCGGGCCTATGGCGCCGGGCCGGTGGTCATCGACCGCACGGCGCCTGTGGTCACGGCCAGCCCGGCCGGCGGACTCTTCAACGCGCCGCAGGGCGTCGTCTTGACGGCTTCGGAGACGGCCGTCATCCGCTACACCACCGACGGCTCGGCGCCGACTGCGGCCTCGCCGGTGTACGCCGGCCCGATCGCCGTCCCGGTGTCGGGGACGCTGCGTTTCTTCGCGGTGGACCCGGCGGGCAACGTCGGCCCCGAGGGGAGCGAGACCTACGACATCGACGAGGTGCCGCCGGCGGTCGCGATCGACGCGTTGCCTGCGCTGTGGCGCTCGGCGAGCTACACGATGACGGGGACCGCGGAGGCCGGCTCGACGGTGTCGCTTGCCGTGGACACGCCGGCGACGGTCGGTGTGGTCAGCCAGCCGGTCGGCGGGACCTGGTCCGCGACGGTGAGCGGTCTTGTGCACGGGCCGAACACCTTCACGGCCACGGCCGTCGACCCGGCCGGCAACGCGGCGCAGGACGTCGCGGCCCTCGAGGTCAATCTCAACCAGGCGCCCGTGCTCGACCCGATCGGGCCTCGGGGCGTCGCCGAGAACCAGCCGCTCGTCTTCGGGGTGACGGCCAGCGATCCCGACGGGCCGGCGCCCGCCATCACGGCGCAGGGCCTGCCCGCGGGGGCGAGCTTCATCGGAGGCACGTTCGCCTGGACGCCGACCTACGATCAGAGCGGTGAGTACAACGTGACCTTCATCGCGGACGATGGCGACCTGCAGGATGCCGAGAGCGTCGCGATCACCGTGACGAACGTCAACCGCGCCCCCACGGTCCCCCAGGTCAGCGCGCCGCAGGCGCAGGCCGAAGTGCCGAGCGCGCGGCCGGCCCTCGTGCTGGAGAACAGCGTCGATCCCGACGGCGACGCGCTGGCGTACGAGTTCGAGGTCTACGGCGATCAGGCGCTGACGCTGCCGGAGGCGGCCTCCGGCTTGGTCGCGCAGCAGGCGGGGACGACCTCGTGGACGGTCGGCGCCGACCTGGCGGACAACGCCTGGCACTACTGGCGTGGGCGCGCCACGGACGGCAGTTCCCCGACGCTGTGGGCGGACGGCAGTTTCTTCGTCAACACGGCCAACGAGCCGCCGGGTGTGTTCGACGTCGCGGCGCCCGCGCCCGGGGCCGACGTCGCGACGCAGACGCCCGAGCTGCGCGTGGCCAACGCCGGCGACGTCGACGGGGATGCCGTCTGGTATTCGTTTGCGGTCTATGCCGATGATGGTCTGACGTCGCAGGAGGACTTGGTGACGGGGATCCCGGCGGGGACGGGCGGCAGCACGGCGTGGACGACCGCCGTTCCGCTCGCGGACAACGCGTGGCATTTCTGGACCGCGACGGCAACCGACGAGCACGGTCTGGCCACGGCGATCGGACCTTCGGCCTTCTTCGTGAATACGGCGAACGACGCGCCCGCCGCGCCTGCCGTGGCTTCCCCGGCGGACGGCTCGGAGGTGGCGTCGACGTCGGTGACGCTGAGCGTTGCGAACGCCACGGACGTGGATCGGAACCCCCTGACGTACTTCTTCGAGCTGGACACCGCCCCCACGTTCGACACGCCGAACAGGAGGACCTCCGGCGAGGTCGCCGAGACGGAGGGAACCACCTCCTGGGGCGTGGCCGGACTGGCCGACAACACGCGCTACTACTGGCACGCCAAGGCGGCGGACGCGTGGACCGAGAGCCCGTGGGCGGGGGCGGGCTTCTTCGTCAACACCGCGAACGACGCGCCGTCGGCGCCGACGCCGCGCAACCCCGGCGCGGGAGCCTGGGTGGACGGCGTCACGCCGCGCCTCGAGGTGTACGCGGCGGTCGACCCCGACCTCGACCCGCTGCGCTACGAGTACGAGGTGTACGCCGAGCCACCGGGCGGCACGGTCGCGAGCGGCGGGGCGGCGGCGACCGAGTGGGTGGTGACGCCGCCGCTTCCGCTCTATGCGTGGCACTCCTGGCGCGCCAGGGCGGTCGACGACAACGAGGCGGCCGGTCCCTGGACGGCGCTGACGTCCTTCTTCACGGACGACAACGGCGTGGACGACCCGCCGGCGATCACGATGACCGAGCCGGCAGCCGCCTGGATGCAGGCGGGCGGGACCTTCACGATCCGGTGGGTGGATGCGGACCCCGACTCCGCCGCGACGATCGCGCTCTACCGCGACGTCGACGGGGCGGGCTTCGACGGCACCCCCATCGTTTCGGGCCTGAGCGAGGACCAGGACGGGCCCGCGGGCGCGTACGCCTGGGACCTCGGCGGCGTGCCGCCGGGCACCTGGCACGTCTACGGCGTCATCGGCGACGGCACCTCGACGCGCTCCGACTACGCACCGGGGACGATCACGGTGGACGGCGCGGCCCCGCAGACGGTGGCGAGCCCGGCGCCGGGCAGCTACATCGGCCAGGTCACGGTGACCCTGACGGCCACGGACGACATGGACCCGGCGCCCGTCATCCACTACACGGTCGACGGCTCGGTTCCGACGCTCGAGAGCCAGGTGTACACGGCGCCGCTGGTGTTCACCGCCACGACGACGCTCCACTACTTCGCCGTCGACGCAGCGGGGCAGCGGGAAGCGGCGCAGGGGCCGTTCGTCTACGTCGTGCTGCCGCCGAACTACAGCATCGCGGCGAGCGCGGGCGCCAACGGCTCGATCTCGCCCGAGGGGGCGGTCAGCGTGCCGGCGCACGGCAGCCAGACCTTCACGATCACGCCGGATCCGGCGTACCGCGTCGCCGACGTCGTGGTCGACGGCGGGTCGGTGGGCGCCGTGACGACCTACACCTTTGCGGACGTGATGGCCGACCACGGCATCGATGCGAGCTTCACGGCCCTGACCGCGAATCTCGCCCTCAATAAGACCGCCAGCGCCTCCTCGCAGTCCAGTTCGACGTACGCGGCCTCCAAGGCGGTCGACGGGGGCACCTCGACCTACTGGCGGAGCGGCTCGACGGGCACCCAATGGCTGCTGGTGGACCTCGGCGCGTTCTACGATGTCTCCCGCGTCAAGGTCTCGTGGTCGTCGACGTACTATGCGCGCTCATTCCGGATCGAGACGTCGACGGACGGCAACGCCTTCACGTCACGCTTCTCGACGGCCAGCGGGACGAGCGGGACGACGGACGCCCTCTTCGCCGCGGTCCGCTCGCGGTACGTGCGGGTGTACTGCACGGTGGCGAACTCTTCGAGCTACCGCGTCACGGAGCTTGAGGTCTACGGGACGGCGTCGCCGAACCTGGCGCCGGCGGCGGACGCCGGGACGGACAAGGCGGGCTACGCCGGCGCCGCCATCTCGTTCACGGGGTCGGGGTCCGACGCGGACGGGACGATCGTTGACTGGTCCTGGAACTGGGGCGACGGCACGGCCGACACCCCGACTCAGAACGCGAACCACACGTATGCGGCGGCCGGCACGTACACGGCGACCCTGACGGTCACCGACGATCAGGGTGCCGCCGGCAGCGACACGGCCGTGGTCACGGTGAGCGTGGCGCCGCCGAACCAGCCGCCGGTGGCCAACGCCGGCACCGACAAGACCGGGACGGCGGGGACGGCGATCTCGTTCACCGGGGCCGGGTCCGACGCGGACGGGACGATCGTTGACTGGTCCTGGAACTGGGGTGACGGCACGGCCGACACCCCGAGCCAGAACGCGAGCCACACGTACGAGACGGCCGGGGTGTACACGGCGACCCTGACCGTGACCGACAACCTCGGCGCCAGCGGGAGCGACGCCGCGCTGGTCACGGTCGACGCGCCGCCGGACAATCTCGCCCTTGGCAAGAACACCAGCGCCTCCTCATCGCGCAGCGGGAGCTCGAACGCGCCGGCGAACGCCGTCGACGGCAGCG
- a CDS encoding tlde1 domain-containing protein — MNGPVDRDDPFGLAWVYSRSSGQLTHEDPPLRSVDVGTGYSGHGLGLNNPTLQFLRNVGPIPQGTWTIGPQQNNTTGSGTNLPASMRLTPAADTQTLGRDGFLIHGDNGRGNRSASQGCPVFNRNIRNQIGGSDDNTLVVIP, encoded by the coding sequence ATGAATGGTCCAGTAGACAGAGATGATCCGTTCGGCCTTGCTTGGGTATACAGTCGATCAAGTGGGCAACTAACACATGAAGACCCACCGCTGCGAAGCGTCGATGTTGGCACCGGGTATTCCGGTCATGGGCTTGGTCTCAATAACCCTACGCTGCAATTCCTACGCAACGTCGGGCCCATTCCGCAAGGCACATGGACGATCGGGCCGCAGCAGAACAACACGACCGGTAGCGGCACAAACCTTCCTGCATCAATGCGGCTGACACCGGCAGCTGACACTCAGACGTTGGGGCGGGATGGTTTCTTGATCCATGGTGACAACGGACGAGGAAACAGAAGCGCTTCGCAAGGATGCCCTGTCTTTAATCGTAACATCAGGAATCAGATCGGTGGCAGTGACGACAACACACTGGTGGTCATCCCATGA